In Sphingomonas psychrotolerans, the following proteins share a genomic window:
- a CDS encoding glycoside hydrolase family 43 protein — protein sequence MRNHIINRRALIAGGAAVTIGAVMPGIAQAKEAKITNPLILQRADPQILRHDGWFYFTASVPEYDRIVLRRARTVAGLKDAPETVIWRRPASGKMAGYIWAPEIHHFDGAWHFYFAAGNGDDKFHIRTYVLQGRGANPLTTDWSLLGQFETPWDTFTLDSTIFEHSGVRYICWAQREPGIETNSNLYLAPLKTPTTLAAPPARLTVPTLDWEVQGFKVAEGPALLVRNGKLFLTYSASATDARYCMGMLTADADADIMNPASWRKAPVPVFATAEANKVFGPGHNSFVVDEHGRDLLVYHGRDYREIKGDPLFDPNRHARVQPVHYRADGTPDFGVPVKNGAIR from the coding sequence ATGCGGAACCACATCATCAATCGGCGCGCATTGATCGCGGGAGGCGCGGCGGTCACCATCGGGGCGGTAATGCCCGGCATCGCGCAGGCGAAGGAGGCGAAGATCACCAACCCCCTGATCCTCCAGCGAGCGGACCCGCAGATCCTGCGCCATGATGGCTGGTTCTACTTCACGGCTTCCGTCCCCGAATACGACCGGATCGTGCTGCGCCGCGCGCGGACTGTGGCGGGGCTCAAGGACGCACCGGAGACGGTGATCTGGCGCCGGCCGGCCAGTGGCAAGATGGCCGGCTATATCTGGGCACCGGAGATCCATCATTTCGACGGCGCGTGGCATTTCTACTTCGCCGCGGGCAATGGCGACGACAAATTCCATATCCGCACCTATGTCCTCCAGGGCCGTGGCGCGAACCCGCTCACCACCGACTGGTCGCTGCTCGGCCAGTTCGAGACGCCGTGGGACACCTTCACTCTCGACAGCACGATTTTCGAGCATAGTGGCGTCCGCTACATCTGCTGGGCGCAGCGCGAGCCGGGGATCGAGACCAACTCCAACCTCTATCTGGCACCGCTGAAGACGCCGACGACGCTTGCTGCGCCGCCCGCGCGGCTGACGGTGCCGACGCTCGATTGGGAAGTGCAGGGGTTCAAGGTCGCGGAGGGGCCGGCGCTGCTCGTGCGGAACGGCAAGCTGTTCCTGACCTATTCGGCGAGCGCCACCGATGCGCGCTATTGCATGGGGATGCTGACTGCGGACGCCGATGCCGACATCATGAACCCGGCGTCGTGGCGTAAAGCGCCGGTGCCGGTGTTCGCGACGGCGGAGGCGAACAAGGTGTTCGGCCCGGGGCATAACAGCTTCGTCGTCGACGAGCATGGCCGCGACCTGCTGGTCTATCACGGACGCGATTATCGCGAGATCAAGGGCGATCCGCTGTTCGATCCCAACCGGCATGCGCGGGTCCAGCCGGTGCATTACCGCGCCGACGGGACGCCCGATTTCGGGGTACCGGTGAAGAACGGAGCCATTCGCTGA
- a CDS encoding glutamate ligase domain-containing protein, which translates to MQDGKSYFFVGIGGSGMMPLAMILAGQGATVAGSDRSLDAGRLPAKFDDLKRRGVGLFPQDGSGIVSPGQVVVASAAIEASVPDMVRAAALGNAQMTRAELNAALFNAAPQSIGVAGTSGKSTVTGMIGWILHACGRDPTVMNGAVMKNFVSPQALFASALVGAGDAYVSEVDESDGSIALYWPKVAVLNNVSLDHMPMTQLIALFGAFIAKAGTAVVNLDNGEGAALAMTLPADRLVTFAIEGDADLVARDIEQRRSGVTFDLHAKGAAPVRVTLQVPGRHNVSNALAALAAAQAAGVPLEKAVRAIADFTGLKRRFELVGEVGGVVVIDDFGHNPDKIAATLETLHAFPGRLLLLFQPHGYGPLKVMRSELVAMFASKLTKDDLLVLPDPVYQGGTVTREVTSADIVADVAATGKRALHIPDREAAAAHLVAQARSGDRVVVMGARDDTLSLLAQSMVDKLSG; encoded by the coding sequence ATGCAGGACGGCAAATCTTACTTCTTCGTTGGCATCGGCGGGTCGGGAATGATGCCCCTCGCGATGATCCTCGCCGGGCAGGGCGCGACCGTCGCCGGGTCGGATCGCAGCCTCGATGCCGGCCGGCTGCCCGCCAAGTTCGACGATCTGAAGCGCCGTGGCGTCGGGCTGTTCCCGCAGGACGGCAGCGGGATCGTCTCGCCCGGGCAGGTCGTGGTGGCCTCCGCCGCGATCGAGGCGAGCGTGCCCGACATGGTTCGCGCCGCCGCACTCGGCAATGCGCAGATGACTCGCGCTGAACTCAACGCGGCTTTGTTCAACGCCGCGCCGCAATCGATCGGCGTGGCCGGCACGAGCGGCAAATCCACTGTCACGGGCATGATCGGCTGGATCCTCCACGCCTGCGGGCGCGACCCGACGGTGATGAACGGCGCGGTGATGAAGAACTTTGTCTCTCCGCAAGCCCTGTTCGCGAGCGCGCTGGTCGGCGCGGGCGACGCCTATGTCAGCGAAGTCGACGAGAGCGACGGTTCGATCGCACTTTATTGGCCCAAGGTCGCCGTGCTCAACAATGTCAGCCTCGATCACATGCCAATGACGCAGTTGATCGCGCTGTTCGGGGCCTTCATCGCCAAGGCCGGCACTGCGGTGGTCAATCTCGACAATGGAGAAGGCGCGGCGCTGGCCATGACCTTGCCCGCCGACCGGCTGGTCACCTTTGCGATCGAAGGCGACGCCGATCTGGTCGCGCGCGACATCGAGCAGCGGCGCTCCGGCGTGACGTTCGATCTGCACGCGAAAGGCGCCGCGCCGGTGCGGGTCACGTTGCAGGTGCCGGGACGGCACAATGTGTCCAACGCGCTGGCAGCGCTCGCTGCGGCCCAAGCGGCGGGCGTGCCGCTGGAGAAGGCTGTCCGGGCGATCGCGGACTTCACCGGGCTCAAGCGCCGCTTCGAACTGGTCGGTGAGGTCGGTGGTGTCGTGGTGATCGACGATTTCGGGCACAACCCCGACAAGATCGCGGCCACGCTCGAGACGCTCCACGCCTTTCCCGGCCGGCTGCTGCTGCTGTTCCAGCCGCACGGATATGGCCCGCTCAAGGTGATGCGCAGCGAACTGGTGGCGATGTTCGCATCGAAGCTGACGAAGGACGATCTGCTCGTGCTGCCCGATCCGGTCTACCAGGGCGGCACGGTCACCCGCGAAGTGACCAGCGCGGACATCGTCGCGGATGTCGCCGCCACCGGCAAGCGTGCGCTTCACATCCCCGATCGCGAGGCCGCCGCCGCGCATCTGGTCGCGCAGGCGCGGTCGGGCGACCGCGTCGTCGTGATGGGCGCGCGCGACGACACGCTCAGTCTGCTGGCGCAAAGCATGGTGGACAAACTGTCGGGCTAA
- a CDS encoding LD-carboxypeptidase: MRIGVVAPARTVSSESSLRLAAFMALIYPDHDIVFHPQCYLEEGHFAGSDAVRAAAFLEFANDPAFDAIWFARGGYGSNRILDTVMPQLNAAAGRKTYMGFSDMGFLLGALYARRIGRPVHASMASSLGKNDTGEAAGWALGWLIDKDRRALEPSLADGRPAAAFNLAILTTMIGTPWLPDLTDHVLMIEEVDEPLYRIDRMLFQMAHATQLKGIAGVRLGAVTSVVDNGNDFGETIEQIITRWCRDMKVPYLGRAEIGHVELNRVVPFGVA; this comes from the coding sequence ATGCGCATCGGAGTGGTAGCACCGGCACGGACCGTCAGCAGCGAATCCTCGCTGCGGCTGGCGGCGTTCATGGCGCTCATCTACCCCGATCACGACATCGTGTTTCACCCGCAATGCTATCTCGAGGAGGGCCATTTCGCCGGCTCCGATGCCGTGCGCGCGGCGGCGTTCCTCGAATTCGCCAACGATCCGGCGTTCGACGCGATCTGGTTCGCCCGTGGCGGTTATGGCTCGAACCGGATCCTCGACACGGTGATGCCCCAGCTCAACGCCGCGGCGGGGCGCAAGACCTATATGGGCTTTTCCGACATGGGCTTCCTGCTCGGCGCGCTCTACGCCCGGCGGATCGGGCGTCCGGTCCATGCCTCGATGGCGAGCAGCCTCGGCAAGAACGACACCGGCGAAGCCGCGGGCTGGGCGCTGGGCTGGCTGATCGACAAGGATCGCCGCGCGCTCGAACCCAGCCTTGCCGACGGGCGTCCCGCGGCCGCCTTCAACCTCGCGATCCTGACCACGATGATCGGCACGCCGTGGCTGCCCGACCTCACTGATCACGTGCTGATGATCGAGGAAGTCGACGAGCCGCTCTACCGGATCGACCGGATGCTGTTTCAGATGGCGCATGCCACCCAGCTCAAGGGCATCGCCGGGGTGCGGCTCGGCGCGGTCACCTCGGTGGTCGACAACGGCAATGATTTTGGCGAGACGATCGAGCAGATCATCACGCGCTGGTGCCGCGACATGAAGGTCCCGTATCTCGGCCGCGCCGAGATCGGCCATGTCGAATTGAACCGGGTGGTGCCGTTTGGCGTCGCCTAG